From a single Pseudalkalibacillus hwajinpoensis genomic region:
- a CDS encoding STAS domain-containing protein, which translates to MEKSEFFEGFEEWVKGIGRDPEHLNTPTHLIMREFLRVREQYMEFIDEYTTSLEVPVSQKSIDIWKYAIIEAIDVVMTRVVEEKSNHFNARIEEQQQTINDLSSPLIDLPEGKALLPLVGDIDSDRASAIFENTLDGCTKKRVDHLFIDLSGVYLVDTRVAQQIFQLITGLRLIGVSTTLSGIRPEIAQTAVQLGIDFGQVSITANLAQAISQQQAT; encoded by the coding sequence ATGGAGAAAAGTGAATTTTTCGAAGGATTCGAGGAGTGGGTTAAAGGAATTGGACGTGATCCTGAGCATTTGAATACCCCTACTCACCTTATCATGAGAGAGTTTTTACGTGTCCGTGAACAGTACATGGAATTTATTGACGAGTACACAACTTCTTTAGAAGTTCCGGTTTCCCAGAAAAGCATCGATATCTGGAAATACGCCATTATTGAAGCCATTGATGTCGTTATGACACGTGTAGTAGAGGAGAAATCAAATCACTTTAATGCACGAATTGAGGAACAGCAGCAGACCATCAATGATTTGAGCTCACCACTCATTGATCTTCCAGAAGGAAAAGCGCTTCTTCCATTAGTTGGTGACATCGATTCCGACCGGGCTAGTGCCATTTTCGAGAATACGCTCGACGGATGTACTAAAAAGCGAGTAGACCACCTTTTCATCGATTTATCTGGCGTTTATCTTGTGGATACTCGTGTTGCACAACAAATTTTTCAACTAATCACTGGTTTACGCTTAATAGGTGTTTCAACCACGTTATCCGGTATTCGTCCAGAAATTGCGCAAACCGCTGTCCAGCTAGGTATTGATTTTGGACAGGTAAGCATCACAGCTAATCTTGCACAGGCGATCTCACAGCAGCAAGCAACCTGA
- a CDS encoding TetR/AcrR family transcriptional regulator: MAAKGKITQDLIICEALQIADCEGVAAVTMATLARQLSIKPPSLYNHFAGLDQIRKGMALLAMNHMFDKLVTGTAGKNQGNEKIHALSESYISFAREHPGMYESTLLTPDAQDHEVQEAGNKIVSLTMDVFIHFKLDEVTHIHVVRALRSMLHGLVDLQQKGGFQQAVDLEDSRRVMVEMLIRGIEV; encoded by the coding sequence GTGGCTGCGAAAGGAAAAATAACCCAGGACCTTATCATTTGCGAAGCCTTACAAATCGCAGATTGTGAGGGAGTTGCAGCTGTCACAATGGCGACGCTTGCGAGGCAGCTTTCGATCAAGCCTCCCTCTCTTTATAATCATTTCGCAGGGCTAGATCAGATACGAAAAGGGATGGCCCTATTAGCAATGAATCACATGTTTGATAAGTTGGTAACCGGTACAGCAGGGAAGAATCAAGGAAATGAAAAGATTCATGCGCTATCAGAATCGTACATTTCTTTTGCACGTGAGCATCCTGGGATGTATGAGTCAACACTACTTACACCTGACGCTCAAGACCATGAAGTACAGGAAGCTGGTAATAAGATCGTTTCCCTTACGATGGACGTTTTTATACATTTCAAGCTTGATGAAGTGACACATATTCATGTTGTTCGTGCGCTTAGAAGTATGCTTCACGGGCTGGTTGATCTGCAGCAGAAAGGTGGCTTTCAACAAGCGGTAGATCTAGAAGATTCTAGAAGAGTGATGGTCGAAATGTTAATTAGAGGGATTGAGGTCTGA
- a CDS encoding MBL fold metallo-hydrolase — MRLSKEQTVYQLSFMANWFPVNCYLVEEDHSLTLVDAGLPFSKKGILEAARQIGKPIQRIIISHAHSDHIGALDGLKLELSEVEVLLPKRELKLLNGDKSLEPGEGDLPVKGGVPKNSKTQPDTLLVEGDRIGSLVAIEAPGHTPGMMAFLDMRNNILLAADAMQTKGGVAVAGDLQWRFPFPALATWNKEKAIESVEKLLSYEPSLIGVGHGDFLYQPEQAMKRSIDQAKAAIGGS, encoded by the coding sequence ATGAGATTATCAAAAGAACAAACGGTTTATCAGCTTTCTTTTATGGCGAATTGGTTTCCGGTTAATTGTTACCTTGTTGAAGAAGATCATAGTTTGACTTTAGTAGATGCTGGTCTTCCCTTTAGTAAAAAGGGGATTCTCGAAGCGGCTCGTCAAATAGGAAAACCGATTCAACGTATTATTATCTCTCATGCACACTCAGATCATATTGGTGCACTTGATGGTTTGAAATTAGAGCTTTCTGAAGTAGAAGTTCTATTGCCGAAGCGAGAGCTAAAATTGTTAAATGGTGATAAATCACTTGAACCAGGTGAAGGAGATCTTCCTGTAAAGGGAGGTGTCCCTAAAAACAGTAAAACACAACCTGATACACTTCTTGTGGAAGGTGATCGAATTGGGTCACTAGTTGCGATTGAGGCTCCTGGACATACTCCGGGAATGATGGCATTTCTGGATATGAGAAACAACATTCTGCTTGCGGCTGACGCTATGCAAACAAAGGGAGGGGTGGCGGTAGCGGGTGATTTGCAATGGCGCTTTCCATTCCCGGCGCTTGCAACGTGGAATAAAGAAAAAGCCATAGAATCAGTCGAGAAACTATTATCTTATGAACCATCACTCATTGGAGTAGGTCACGGTGATTTTCTATATCAACCGGAACAAGCAATGAAGCGATCGATTGACCAGGCAAAAGCAGCTATAGGAGGGTCATAA
- a CDS encoding nucleotidyltransferase family protein, with translation MKLETESDIIKLIQDDAWMMEILYCAKKLYLPDWWICAGFVRSKVWDTIHGFEKRTPLPDIDVIYFDSSRTEEANEKAIEKKLHKEVSGIPWSVKNQARMHVINEAEPYRSSIESVSKFPETATALGVKLDYQNKLTLAAPYGLDDVIHMVVKPTPYFKQSDKLMEIYSRRIKLKKWTLKWSKLSIETM, from the coding sequence ATGAAACTAGAAACTGAAAGCGATATTATCAAATTGATTCAAGATGACGCATGGATGATGGAGATTCTCTATTGTGCGAAGAAACTGTATTTACCCGATTGGTGGATTTGCGCAGGGTTTGTTCGTTCAAAAGTCTGGGACACGATTCATGGTTTTGAGAAGAGAACGCCATTACCAGATATAGATGTTATTTATTTTGATTCTAGTAGAACTGAAGAAGCAAACGAAAAGGCTATAGAAAAAAAGCTACATAAAGAGGTCTCTGGTATTCCGTGGTCCGTTAAAAACCAGGCCAGAATGCATGTGATAAATGAAGCAGAACCTTACCGTTCTTCTATTGAGTCCGTCTCAAAATTCCCTGAAACAGCAACTGCTTTAGGAGTAAAACTTGATTATCAGAATAAGCTAACTCTTGCAGCTCCCTACGGATTAGATGATGTAATCCACATGGTGGTAAAACCCACACCCTATTTCAAACAGTCTGACAAACTTATGGAGATCTATTCAAGAAGAATAAAGTTGAAGAAATGGACATTAAAGTGGTCCAAGCTGAGTATAGAAACAATGTGA
- a CDS encoding PspC domain-containing protein — protein sequence MKLYKSTTDKKLSGVLGGLSEEFGIDVSILRIVYFLLAFLTAGPFVLIYIAAAIILPTEDEVEFK from the coding sequence ATGAAACTATATAAATCAACTACAGACAAGAAGTTGTCAGGCGTATTGGGTGGATTAAGTGAGGAATTTGGAATTGATGTTAGCATTCTTCGTATCGTCTATTTTCTACTGGCTTTTCTAACCGCAGGTCCGTTTGTTTTGATTTACATTGCGGCTGCGATTATCCTGCCGACGGAAGATGAAGTAGAATTTAAATAG
- a CDS encoding PspC domain-containing protein: MKLYKSTTNKKISGVLGGLSEVLNFNSSLLRVIYIILTFVTSGFTLLLYIAAALLLPTDVKQGTANK; this comes from the coding sequence ATGAAGTTATATAAATCAACAACTAATAAAAAAATATCCGGTGTCCTAGGCGGATTAAGTGAAGTACTAAATTTCAATAGTAGTTTGTTGCGGGTTATTTATATTATCCTGACATTTGTGACCTCAGGATTCACTCTACTCCTTTACATTGCTGCAGCGCTTCTTTTACCGACCGATGTCAAGCAAGGTACTGCTAACAAATAA
- a CDS encoding GNAT family N-acetyltransferase, giving the protein MGLTKSILTTERLQIREMEGDDVDHLLSIFGDNETMNYYPSCKDRHETINWIRWTQENYDKYGIGMWIVEDRGGIFLGQCGLVLQKMDGKIEVQIGFLFAKDHWGNGYATEAALACKAYGFDQMKFPSLISIVDPRNKPSVKVLKRIGMVRKKKVVKWDKIFDLYTCYR; this is encoded by the coding sequence ATGGGTTTGACTAAAAGTATTCTTACAACAGAACGGTTGCAAATAAGAGAAATGGAGGGTGATGATGTCGATCATCTTCTTAGTATCTTTGGTGATAATGAGACTATGAATTATTATCCTTCATGTAAGGATAGGCACGAGACCATAAATTGGATTCGATGGACTCAGGAGAACTACGATAAGTATGGCATTGGTATGTGGATTGTGGAGGATCGGGGGGGAATATTTCTTGGGCAATGTGGGCTTGTTCTGCAGAAAATGGATGGGAAAATAGAAGTTCAAATTGGCTTTCTTTTCGCAAAGGATCATTGGGGAAACGGATATGCTACTGAAGCTGCACTTGCATGTAAAGCGTATGGTTTTGATCAGATGAAGTTTCCAAGTTTAATTTCTATTGTAGATCCGAGAAATAAACCGTCAGTTAAAGTGTTAAAACGGATCGGTATGGTGCGAAAGAAAAAGGTAGTCAAATGGGATAAGATTTTTGATCTTTATACGTGTTATCGGTAA
- a CDS encoding LutC/YkgG family protein — MLAARDADIGITFSDYTLAESATVVLTTSPEKGRSVSLLPKTYIALVPKSTIVPRLTQVTDRIDKDLKESETVSSCIKFISGPSNSADIELSFVAGVHGPVKASYIVINDC, encoded by the coding sequence ATACTCGCAGCAAGGGATGCGGATATTGGGATTACGTTTAGTGACTATACACTAGCGGAATCAGCAACCGTCGTCTTAACAACGTCTCCTGAAAAAGGGAGGTCGGTTAGCTTATTGCCAAAAACCTATATTGCACTTGTGCCGAAAAGTACGATTGTCCCTCGCTTAACTCAGGTAACAGATAGAATTGATAAAGACTTGAAGGAAAGTGAAACTGTTTCCTCCTGTATCAAGTTCATCTCTGGACCAAGTAACAGCGCAGATATTGAATTAAGCTTTGTAGCGGGGGTGCATGGTCCAGTTAAAGCTAGTTATATTGTAATAAATGATTGTTAA
- a CDS encoding (Fe-S)-binding protein: MKVSLFITCLVDVFSSEVGKDTVELLEKLGCEVDFPEGQTCCGQPAFNSGYLKESKETMKHMIKTFQHVDYIVSPSGSCITMLKEYKDLFRDEPVWADRAANLSKKSYELAQFIVDILGVEDVGARYEGTATYHTSCHMTRLLGVNESPIRLLQHVEGLNLIPLPFKQDCCGFGGTFSVKMASISEQMVEEKVQHIESTDADVLIGADCGCLMNIGGRINRLGKNIEVKHLAQILNHS; this comes from the coding sequence TTGAAGGTCTCTTTATTTATTACGTGTTTAGTCGATGTGTTCTCTTCAGAAGTTGGGAAGGATACAGTAGAGCTTTTAGAAAAGCTAGGCTGCGAGGTTGATTTTCCTGAAGGTCAAACGTGCTGCGGACAACCTGCATTTAATAGCGGTTACCTAAAAGAGTCGAAAGAGACAATGAAGCACATGATCAAGACATTTCAACATGTTGATTATATCGTTTCTCCTTCTGGATCCTGCATCACTATGTTGAAAGAATACAAGGATTTATTTAGGGATGAACCAGTTTGGGCAGACAGAGCGGCAAATCTCTCGAAAAAGTCGTATGAACTAGCACAATTTATCGTTGATATTTTAGGGGTTGAAGACGTTGGTGCACGTTATGAAGGAACGGCTACCTATCATACCTCTTGCCATATGACGCGCTTACTCGGGGTAAATGAAAGTCCCATAAGGTTATTGCAGCACGTCGAGGGACTTAATTTAATCCCCTTACCATTTAAACAGGACTGTTGCGGGTTTGGCGGCACCTTTTCCGTCAAGATGGCAAGTATTTCAGAACAAATGGTAGAAGAGAAGGTTCAACATATAGAAAGTACAGATGCTGATGTGCTAATAGGTGCAGATTGTGGTTGTTTAATGAATATAGGAGGACGAATAAATAGACTCGGAAAGAATATTGAAGTGAAGCATCTCGCGCAAATACTAAATCATTCCTGA
- a CDS encoding ABC transporter ATP-binding protein, producing the protein MLSVNDVHTYYGNILALKGISIDVPEGSIVTILGANGAGKTTTMKSIAGVLKPKKGNISFLDEDITGKSPDMLVSKGMSLVPEGRAILSGMTVMENLEMGAFRRKGSIKKDLERVMERFPILEERKSQLGGTLSGGQQQMLAIARALMSKPKLLLLDEPSMGLAPLIVKDIFQIVKEINEEGTTVLLVEQNARQALKIAHHAYVLETGKVVKSGKARDLLKDTSIKEAYLGH; encoded by the coding sequence TTGCTTAGCGTTAACGATGTACATACCTATTATGGGAATATCCTTGCGCTAAAAGGAATAAGTATCGATGTTCCTGAGGGAAGTATCGTCACGATACTAGGCGCAAATGGAGCCGGTAAAACCACAACAATGAAGAGTATTGCAGGGGTATTAAAGCCAAAAAAAGGTAACATCTCGTTTTTAGATGAGGATATTACAGGTAAATCCCCTGATATGCTAGTAAGTAAGGGAATGTCGCTTGTTCCTGAGGGGAGAGCAATCCTTTCAGGTATGACGGTGATGGAGAATTTAGAAATGGGAGCGTTTCGTCGAAAGGGATCCATAAAGAAAGATTTAGAAAGGGTAATGGAACGGTTTCCGATTTTGGAAGAACGTAAGTCCCAATTAGGCGGTACTCTTTCAGGAGGGCAGCAACAAATGCTTGCTATCGCAAGGGCGTTAATGTCAAAGCCTAAGCTTCTCTTACTTGATGAGCCCTCTATGGGGCTTGCTCCATTAATCGTTAAAGATATCTTTCAAATTGTGAAAGAAATCAATGAAGAAGGAACAACGGTTTTGTTAGTAGAACAGAATGCGCGACAGGCTTTAAAGATTGCACATCATGCTTATGTACTTGAAACGGGCAAAGTTGTAAAGAGTGGGAAGGCAAGGGATTTATTGAAAGACACAAGTATTAAGGAAGCCTATTTAGGCCATTAA
- a CDS encoding ABC transporter ATP-binding protein encodes MVLEVKGITKKFGGIQALTDVSFQVDKGEVFGLIGPNGAGKTTMFNIITSMFPPTAGEVVFTNKRLTGKKPYQITKDGVCRTFQNIRLFPEMSVLENVTVGQHCRTSSGVWSGVFKLKSQRMEEEKIKRRARELLHLVGLDEFEETFADNLAYGQQRRLEIARALASDPKLLLLDEPAAGMNEKETNDLFELIQKIKKLNITILLIEHDMPLVMKVCDRMAVLNFGKKIAQGTPEEIRNNPAVIEAYLGQEEEDELA; translated from the coding sequence ATGGTATTGGAAGTTAAGGGCATAACGAAGAAGTTCGGTGGTATACAGGCCCTGACTGATGTATCATTTCAGGTCGACAAAGGGGAAGTATTTGGACTCATAGGTCCGAACGGTGCCGGTAAAACGACTATGTTTAATATTATTACCTCTATGTTTCCTCCAACAGCAGGGGAGGTAGTTTTTACAAATAAACGTCTGACTGGGAAAAAGCCTTATCAAATCACGAAGGACGGGGTATGCCGAACGTTCCAGAACATTCGCCTGTTTCCTGAAATGAGTGTGCTAGAAAATGTAACTGTAGGGCAGCACTGCAGAACATCTTCAGGTGTATGGTCCGGCGTTTTTAAATTAAAGTCCCAGAGGATGGAAGAAGAGAAAATCAAACGGAGGGCTCGTGAGCTTTTGCACTTAGTAGGGCTTGACGAATTTGAAGAAACGTTTGCCGATAACTTAGCTTATGGTCAACAGCGTCGTCTTGAAATCGCACGTGCACTTGCGAGTGATCCGAAATTATTATTGCTAGATGAGCCTGCGGCAGGTATGAACGAAAAAGAGACAAATGATTTATTTGAGCTCATACAAAAAATTAAAAAGCTTAACATTACTATTTTGTTGATTGAGCACGATATGCCACTCGTAATGAAAGTGTGTGATCGGATGGCCGTTCTTAATTTCGGGAAGAAAATTGCTCAGGGTACGCCTGAAGAAATTAGAAATAATCCGGCCGTCATTGAAGCATACCTGGGTCAAGAGGAGGAAGATGAGCTTGCTTAG
- a CDS encoding branched-chain amino acid ABC transporter permease produces the protein MLAELINPYYLQVLSFILINIILGISIYITLSTGQLSLGHAGFMGIGAYTSAILTINFELPLVVGILFGAIAAGLVGILIGIPTLRLQGVYLAIATLGFGEVIRVLFINWEGITQGAVGISSIPHIGRELVTGFRDAGFTAAMIGIRSNQLISLLVFFILLVVTILLIAFFVRQHNSRVGRAFAAIKMDESAAEAMGINITYYKILAFAQGALVAGFAGALYAHITAYISPSDFSYHRAVEILIFAVFGGSEVIAGPIFGAIFLTAMPELLRDLSEYRYMIYGIILVAMMAFRPQGLIDYSMIHKLKRLRKKKDNKSTNKKGGKRHGIGS, from the coding sequence ATGTTAGCTGAATTAATCAATCCATATTACTTGCAAGTTCTATCTTTTATCCTCATTAATATCATTCTTGGAATTAGTATCTACATTACGTTATCAACAGGCCAGCTTTCATTAGGCCATGCTGGCTTTATGGGGATCGGTGCTTACACCTCCGCCATTTTAACGATAAATTTTGAGCTGCCCCTGGTTGTAGGTATTTTATTCGGAGCAATTGCTGCAGGCCTTGTTGGGATTTTGATTGGAATCCCAACGTTACGATTACAGGGTGTTTACTTAGCGATAGCCACTCTTGGATTTGGTGAAGTGATCAGAGTGCTCTTCATTAACTGGGAAGGAATTACGCAGGGAGCAGTTGGTATTTCTTCTATTCCCCATATCGGAAGAGAATTAGTAACAGGTTTCAGAGATGCCGGGTTTACAGCCGCTATGATCGGAATAAGGAGTAATCAGCTAATCAGTTTACTTGTGTTTTTTATTCTATTAGTCGTCACTATCCTATTGATAGCCTTCTTTGTCAGGCAGCATAATTCCAGGGTAGGCAGGGCATTCGCGGCTATCAAAATGGATGAAAGCGCAGCAGAAGCAATGGGGATCAATATTACGTATTATAAAATATTAGCTTTTGCACAGGGCGCTCTTGTTGCTGGCTTTGCAGGTGCCTTATATGCTCACATTACAGCATATATTAGCCCGTCAGATTTCTCGTACCATCGTGCAGTTGAAATCCTAATCTTTGCGGTTTTCGGGGGGAGCGAGGTAATCGCAGGTCCGATTTTTGGCGCGATCTTCTTAACTGCAATGCCTGAACTACTTCGTGATTTAAGTGAATACCGTTATATGATTTATGGCATTATTCTGGTGGCGATGATGGCTTTTAGACCTCAGGGGCTTATCGACTATAGCATGATACATAAGCTGAAAAGGTTACGTAAGAAAAAAGACAATAAGAGCACTAATAAAAAGGGGGGGAAACGTCATGGTATTGGAAGTTAA
- a CDS encoding branched-chain amino acid ABC transporter permease has product MLLEQLINGLTLGSIYAIVALGYTLVFGVLGIINMAHGEIFMFGAFMGVVITHTLQLPLVLAFLVAIAVTAALGLFLELLALRPLRGKKGVSHLAPLISTIGVSIFLENLAHHFFGAGNRPFNTSFSQLSIQIGSVTIYAVQLVIFAIAILLMVGLSFWLSKTKAGKALRACAENLEAASLLGVNTKRMIMLTVIIASVIGGIAGVLVGMAFNSVTPQMGLSMGLKGLAIIILGGMGSVRGAMVGGLILGLSETMIVVFGESGYRDAIAFIAIIIILLVRPQGLFGQTVTEARR; this is encoded by the coding sequence TTGTTATTAGAACAATTAATTAATGGATTAACGTTAGGAAGTATTTATGCGATTGTGGCATTAGGCTATACATTAGTATTCGGTGTACTAGGGATTATTAACATGGCTCATGGCGAGATTTTTATGTTTGGAGCCTTTATGGGTGTAGTTATCACACATACATTACAGCTCCCACTGGTCCTTGCATTTCTGGTTGCTATTGCTGTAACAGCTGCACTGGGACTATTTCTAGAATTATTAGCATTAAGACCATTAAGAGGTAAAAAAGGAGTCTCGCATCTTGCCCCACTAATTAGTACGATTGGCGTTTCGATTTTTCTTGAAAATCTAGCTCATCACTTCTTTGGTGCAGGAAACCGTCCTTTTAATACTTCTTTCTCTCAGCTGAGCATTCAAATTGGATCAGTGACGATATATGCTGTACAGCTTGTGATATTTGCAATTGCTATCTTATTAATGGTTGGGCTTTCATTCTGGTTATCTAAAACAAAGGCTGGTAAAGCATTACGAGCATGCGCAGAGAACTTAGAAGCTGCAAGTTTGCTCGGTGTCAATACGAAGAGAATGATTATGTTGACTGTTATCATAGCATCTGTCATCGGAGGAATTGCTGGAGTCTTAGTAGGGATGGCATTTAACTCGGTAACACCACAAATGGGGTTATCTATGGGATTAAAAGGGTTAGCAATCATAATACTGGGTGGAATGGGAAGTGTTAGAGGAGCGATGGTCGGGGGCTTAATCCTTGGACTTTCGGAAACGATGATTGTTGTATTCGGTGAATCAGGGTATCGAGATGCCATTGCATTTATTGCGATTATCATCATTCTCCTAGTTAGACCTCAAGGGCTTTTTGGTCAAACAGTAACTGAGGCAAGGCGGTGA
- a CDS encoding ABC transporter substrate-binding protein: protein MGKFFRGFLAIFTVLTLVFVSACSGNGETSGEQSGGSGDGSVDVKVGVISWLTGAGAGYGEAITNGFELANSEIKEEGKVNIELITEDSAGKQEQALSSAQKLMNSENVSAILGPTLSTEMKVVAPEADLNGVPIMGTSTTASGIPQIGDYVFRNSIPESLAIPAAISSAVEKYDAKKVAILYGNDDVFTKSGYDTMKKVAEEQGLEVLTTETFQKGQADYNAQLTKIKDTNPDLILCSALYNEGAVIMDQARKMGIDVPFVGGNGFNSPEVIKIAGDAANGLIVATPWFGGSEDEKVQEFVDKYKEEFGNEPDQFAAQAYDALYILADAIERAGSDDRDAIRDALAASEGFEGVLGEMSFDEDGDIVMEPTVLTIKDGKFQPFE, encoded by the coding sequence ATGGGGAAGTTTTTTAGAGGTTTCTTGGCTATTTTTACTGTATTGACGCTCGTTTTTGTTAGTGCATGTAGTGGGAATGGTGAAACATCAGGTGAGCAGTCTGGTGGATCTGGTGATGGAAGTGTTGATGTAAAAGTAGGTGTTATTTCCTGGTTAACTGGAGCTGGTGCAGGCTATGGTGAAGCCATTACGAATGGTTTCGAGCTTGCGAATAGTGAAATTAAAGAAGAAGGTAAAGTGAATATCGAGTTAATTACAGAGGATTCAGCAGGAAAGCAGGAACAAGCACTATCATCTGCTCAAAAGCTGATGAACTCTGAAAACGTTTCCGCTATTCTAGGACCTACATTAAGTACTGAGATGAAGGTTGTGGCACCAGAAGCAGATCTAAACGGTGTACCGATTATGGGAACTTCAACAACTGCCTCTGGAATTCCACAAATAGGGGATTATGTGTTTCGAAATTCCATTCCTGAATCGTTAGCTATTCCAGCAGCTATTTCAAGTGCTGTGGAGAAGTATGATGCTAAAAAAGTAGCGATATTATATGGAAATGATGATGTGTTTACGAAATCTGGATATGACACAATGAAAAAAGTGGCTGAAGAACAAGGGCTTGAGGTATTAACGACAGAAACCTTCCAAAAGGGACAAGCTGATTACAATGCACAGTTAACTAAGATTAAAGATACCAATCCGGATTTAATTCTTTGTTCAGCGCTCTATAATGAAGGCGCTGTCATTATGGACCAGGCTAGAAAAATGGGGATCGATGTTCCATTTGTAGGAGGCAACGGGTTTAACTCCCCTGAAGTTATCAAAATTGCAGGCGATGCAGCAAATGGATTAATCGTCGCTACACCATGGTTTGGTGGTAGTGAAGATGAGAAGGTTCAAGAATTTGTGGATAAATATAAAGAAGAGTTCGGCAATGAGCCAGACCAATTTGCAGCTCAAGCTTATGATGCCTTGTACATTTTAGCGGATGCAATTGAAAGAGCAGGTAGCGATGACCGAGATGCTATTCGTGATGCATTAGCTGCCAGTGAAGGGTTCGAAGGAGTACTCGGGGAAATGTCTTTTGATGAAGATGGAGACATTGTCATGGAACCTACTGTTTTAACAATTAAAGATGGGAAGTTTCAGCCATTCGAATAA
- a CDS encoding CBO0543 family protein: protein MLFNLFFALLLPWIAGIYLIKNDLKLFLLVAPFAALVAVIFDVLGFHFGFWQIDPKYDTEPIAALPMYLGIYPILAGFLFLAMERIRFYHTVILLFFTLLTTVIEGIGVAIHLVHYANGWTIYWTFVSYLVAYLVCYVYYMLLKRYAEL, encoded by the coding sequence ATGCTTTTTAATCTATTTTTTGCGTTATTACTACCGTGGATAGCGGGTATTTATCTGATCAAAAATGATTTGAAACTTTTCTTACTTGTTGCTCCTTTTGCGGCATTAGTAGCGGTCATTTTTGATGTTCTTGGCTTTCATTTCGGCTTCTGGCAAATAGATCCAAAGTATGATACTGAACCGATTGCGGCGTTGCCGATGTATTTAGGAATCTACCCAATTTTAGCAGGTTTTCTTTTTCTAGCGATGGAGCGAATTCGTTTTTATCATACAGTGATTCTTCTATTTTTTACCTTACTTACAACTGTGATTGAAGGAATTGGTGTCGCGATTCACCTTGTCCACTATGCAAATGGGTGGACGATTTACTGGACGTTTGTTTCTTATTTAGTTGCCTACCTCGTTTGCTATGTATACTACATGTTGTTGAAAAGATACGCAGAGCTCTGA